The following coding sequences lie in one Arachis ipaensis cultivar K30076 chromosome B03, Araip1.1, whole genome shotgun sequence genomic window:
- the LOC107629244 gene encoding ATPase ASNA1 homolog 2 isoform X2, producing the protein MAALVGHILKTQKHSSFIRSVTRRTIDTSFFSSLHEPTFKITPLSQGSCTEGVCGFDEMVTGKERKYYMLGGKGGVGKTSCAASLAVRFANHGHPTMVVSTDPAHSLSDSFAQDLRGGRLVPVEGVESPLYALEINPEKSMEEFRAASQKLGDGTGVKSLMQSMGLGMIADQLGDLKLEELLSTPPPGTDEIVAISKVMQFLESQEYNMFSRIVFDTAPTGHTLRLLSLPDFMDGSVGKLMKLKKKMGSAFKSLLGKEPQNDGPDKLEKLKERVEKIRDLFQDSDTTEFIIVTIPTVMAISESSRLHASLKKEKISVKRLIVNQVLPPTSDCKFCSMRRKDQMRAIEMIHNDSELGGLRLCQAPLVDMEIRGVPALKYMGDKLWR; encoded by the exons ATGGCGGCGCTGGTTGGGCACATTCTGAAGACACAAAAGCACTCTTCATTCATTCGCAGTGTTACCAGAagaaccattgacactagcttcTTCTCTTCATTGCATGAACCAACGTTCAAAATCACTCCTTTGTCTCAAG GATCTTGCACAGAAGGTGTTTGTGGATTTGACGAGATGGTGACGGGGAAGGAGAGGAAGTATTACATGCTTGGTGGGAAAGGGGGTGTGGGAAAAACAAGCTGTGCTGCCTCCCTTGCAGTGAGATTTGCAAATCATGGGCACCCCACTATGGTGGTTTCAACTGACCCTGCTCACTCCTTAAGCGACTCTTTTGCTCAG GATTTGAGAGGTGGTAGGCTTGTTCCGGTTGAAGGAGTGGAGTCACCATTATATGCACTCGAG ATAAACCCTGAGAAATCTATGGAAGAGTTCCGAGCAGCTAGTCAAAAACTGGGTGATGGCACGGGTGTAAAGTCTTTAATGCAAAGCATGGGACTTGGAATGATTGCTGACCAG TTAGGGGATTTGAAGCTGGAAGAGCTCCTGAGCACTCCTCCACCTGGAACAGATGAAATTGTTGCAATTTCTAAG GTGATGCAATTTCTTGAGTCACAAGAGTATAATATGTTCAGTCGAATAGTTTTTGATACAGCACCAACA GGTCATACACTTCGGCTACTGTCACTGCCCGACTTCATGGATGGATCTGTAGGCAAACTAATGAAG TTGAAGAAAAAAATGGGTTCAGCCTTCAAATCTTTGCTTGGGAAAGAACCTCAAAATGATGGT CCGGACAAGCTTGAAAAACTTAAGGAAAGAGTAGAAAAAATACGGGATCTCTTCCAAGATTCAGACACTACTGAATTCATAATAGTCACGATTCCTACG GTTATGGCAATCAGTGAATCCTCAAGGTTACATGCATCCTTGAAGAAGGAAAAAATTTCTGTTAAAAGGCTTATTGTTAATCAGGTTTTGCCTCCTACGTCAGACTGCAAGTTTTGTTCAATGAGAAGAAAG GATCAAATGCGTGCAATTGAAATGATCCACAATGATTCAGAACTTGGTGGTTTGAGGTTATGCCAGGCACCCTTAGTGGATATGGAGATAAGGGGTGTCCCGGCTCTCAAATACATGGGGGATAAGCTTTGGAGGTAA
- the LOC107629244 gene encoding ATPase ASNA1 homolog 2 isoform X1, producing the protein MAALVGHILKTQKHSSFIRSVTRRTIDTSFFSSLHEPTFKITPLSQVRLLGSCTEGVCGFDEMVTGKERKYYMLGGKGGVGKTSCAASLAVRFANHGHPTMVVSTDPAHSLSDSFAQDLRGGRLVPVEGVESPLYALEINPEKSMEEFRAASQKLGDGTGVKSLMQSMGLGMIADQLGDLKLEELLSTPPPGTDEIVAISKVMQFLESQEYNMFSRIVFDTAPTGHTLRLLSLPDFMDGSVGKLMKLKKKMGSAFKSLLGKEPQNDGPDKLEKLKERVEKIRDLFQDSDTTEFIIVTIPTVMAISESSRLHASLKKEKISVKRLIVNQVLPPTSDCKFCSMRRKDQMRAIEMIHNDSELGGLRLCQAPLVDMEIRGVPALKYMGDKLWR; encoded by the exons ATGGCGGCGCTGGTTGGGCACATTCTGAAGACACAAAAGCACTCTTCATTCATTCGCAGTGTTACCAGAagaaccattgacactagcttcTTCTCTTCATTGCATGAACCAACGTTCAAAATCACTCCTTTGTCTCAAG TGAGGTTGCTAGGATCTTGCACAGAAGGTGTTTGTGGATTTGACGAGATGGTGACGGGGAAGGAGAGGAAGTATTACATGCTTGGTGGGAAAGGGGGTGTGGGAAAAACAAGCTGTGCTGCCTCCCTTGCAGTGAGATTTGCAAATCATGGGCACCCCACTATGGTGGTTTCAACTGACCCTGCTCACTCCTTAAGCGACTCTTTTGCTCAG GATTTGAGAGGTGGTAGGCTTGTTCCGGTTGAAGGAGTGGAGTCACCATTATATGCACTCGAG ATAAACCCTGAGAAATCTATGGAAGAGTTCCGAGCAGCTAGTCAAAAACTGGGTGATGGCACGGGTGTAAAGTCTTTAATGCAAAGCATGGGACTTGGAATGATTGCTGACCAG TTAGGGGATTTGAAGCTGGAAGAGCTCCTGAGCACTCCTCCACCTGGAACAGATGAAATTGTTGCAATTTCTAAG GTGATGCAATTTCTTGAGTCACAAGAGTATAATATGTTCAGTCGAATAGTTTTTGATACAGCACCAACA GGTCATACACTTCGGCTACTGTCACTGCCCGACTTCATGGATGGATCTGTAGGCAAACTAATGAAG TTGAAGAAAAAAATGGGTTCAGCCTTCAAATCTTTGCTTGGGAAAGAACCTCAAAATGATGGT CCGGACAAGCTTGAAAAACTTAAGGAAAGAGTAGAAAAAATACGGGATCTCTTCCAAGATTCAGACACTACTGAATTCATAATAGTCACGATTCCTACG GTTATGGCAATCAGTGAATCCTCAAGGTTACATGCATCCTTGAAGAAGGAAAAAATTTCTGTTAAAAGGCTTATTGTTAATCAGGTTTTGCCTCCTACGTCAGACTGCAAGTTTTGTTCAATGAGAAGAAAG GATCAAATGCGTGCAATTGAAATGATCCACAATGATTCAGAACTTGGTGGTTTGAGGTTATGCCAGGCACCCTTAGTGGATATGGAGATAAGGGGTGTCCCGGCTCTCAAATACATGGGGGATAAGCTTTGGAGGTAA